From Pseudomonadota bacterium, a single genomic window includes:
- a CDS encoding FG-GAP-like repeat-containing protein, producing the protein MARIPLSSAAAVWLFVSLLLAPEARAQGLAKPPDRSAETLLVVTPVAQETLTLRPTEDGLAAKRSVAGESQPWFHYPVPDTAAVDGTHRYFGHWASREITVLSDGGQVLHRIGLPNAIRLPRGLLASDDLVMVTDAADGTLYLLDRAGEVLGERPLGTTFAFRDFAVLGSLLWLAGDGLVALDHRGDEVIRFDAFELGCGRVRSITALGNELLLGCLNGQVFRFSPRDHSVELFLERSDAILALAAKGDLDLVFFDSFEALAVDLLAPLNGAFVNTPNVVLEGTVTGDVLTLTLDGAPVSINAGGFTVPVSLTEGDNTFEFRATLQGGGEISVLVFLTLDTVPPAAVDLLRVDITPPDGGSARTEGLVGAVEAGAQVRITNTASSAIQVIPSSVSGSFLTQVVGSQGDVLELVAIDRAGNLSSPVSTPITALNQPPVLSMIGTQTVLLGRELRLTTTATDANAGDALLFSAAPLPSGASYDGMSGELRFRPTEAQVADFPVTFAVTDGKAMDTEAVTLSVQMPMGEVTTITGRVLDTTDFTADGTERAVEGAVVSILDSGVSDTTGPDGRFTLANVPSGLVLLDIATATANLAPDGAPYAGFREAISLIPDVINEFDRPFFLPRVAAESLTTVDPNSTTVVRNDTLGIRIEIPPNTAKSPDGSDYTGEMSISLVPDAVAPAALPEELGFGTLITIQPVGVYFDEPVPIFFPNTDGLPNGVEVDIWSLDPSLGQFAVVGQGQVNGNEIRTISGGVIAADWHGPLARLTGLEVPEDKDCDYCSKFRLLARLAPDVISGELPYDAELVSYRTDNGRTAYDIRYNSTAASGLTTLVSTSDVPRSAPASVQSQVRVGGVSGATSTGSSTANKAYGKGLPGPGEEFRTAGQIDFATLPTGLHEYEYRLTGRFQSSGVTATRTGRVPLVNRMSSDFGAGWGLLGHERLHFAEDGSAVLVDGNASSFVYRAQRAGTGRFGGQIALNIFPVNFPKGHSDPVVADFDGSGNLDIAVANTGFSSSVNTDEHITVFLGDGTGEFSQIRFDTGPGNIPSNMAGGFFDAGPTHDLVTVGNRVDLHLNNGDGTFQTPLSITGTGIRNAREVLVADFNKDGRSDIAYPNHNNTYVNPDTNYDVVLSDTGAGWLPPLTLSVGSNTRDGISGDFNGDTNPDLAVVFIGDASSSVGVYFGDGSGGFGPPTYYNPTDRPVDIEAGDINRDGHADLVLLDTSTDTVVTMVNDGSGGFSQFNSEMLGLGNSFRIEVADLDADTHPDVLVSLQGSNAAISLMNNGSGGFPETFNPFTVPVAGGLAVGEFTGDAALDLVVVGRQSGADHLAVVPGEGNGNFFPFQTVLTLGGNNAEEEFVKADFNDDGVTDLAIVNRTSIDMYLNTGSGFDRTRFNTVGTVGELAGGDFDGDGDVDLIRGTDPSSANVALYLNDGGGDLLSTRVNVPAPNARQLASGDLNHDMLDDLVVYRRINGSDSRVELLLNAAPQPGVVEQGGNPFIAGASFQTSSNDLPEEMMLGDVNGDGHIDVVATNFRDEVWVYFGDGLGGITGEMMSTFNAPASGESPKDAFLADFNNDGILDIAAGFTSTNTVINDPVRVLLGAGDGTFGGQLETPTCDQVIGIDATDMDGDGDLDLFVGCDDDEHFATLRNDGSGNFIPTAFPGSAFDVRGVVAIDYNGDGAPDLAGMHQEALLLYPAVPGPEVMGFRANPNNPVSLQDNMDGTFTRFFPTGAHNSYNADGYITSRTDDDGGVTSYGYNGQNQLTSVTDPNGGGTSLTYGGPGGRMDSITDPAGRRTDLTHDANGDLISIDYPDGSNRSFEYDSRHRMTAAVDELGNRTDFGYDPFGALQRISQPDGSAHTLQPLTSELLSAGFGTPGGTRAILTDADLRRQELEADRCLRIKALEEPFDLSSLPAKVSQAAAGKGGVTMLRTERFYNARGYLTREITPDGVETVQSYDDNGNLVRLTEASGMPLERTTLFEYDPMVSEPVRIIDANGNETLIERDAGGRATRLTDQGGNEQTFVYDAQGRLQTFTDANTHTVDYTYDAMGNVASITNGDGTVISYVRDSAGNITTTTAAVGQAEEAVQLFTYDSRDRELTATDRAGNTRRRDYDDRGNVIRRENESGESWEYDYDSLGRVSQVRSPSIGTRSFTYTPGGRLLSAIEGTGGRVDNEYDVAGQLVRTIDQLGNIQSYRYDVSGRLTSIADGSGNETLFTYDDLGRRTEIRDAAGETELFEYDALNNMVRRTRPGGAVVDYTYTPTMRLESISTGGDTISYSYDGVGNLLSAEDSDSELVFTYGPDGKMSSAVTGPGGAQPEVTFTYAHNRLGYRTGLAESTGAASGYQRSPSGLIEQLTTAAGPVIGFSHDSYGRTTQVRYPNGVEVNASYNAITGRLDRMTHGLPGTPFIDLEYTYNGSGDVASRALNGSPVTYTYDAKRQVIATSDGEAYQYDPEGNRVASHLSVAYTTEAGNRLTADGTFSYGYDEVGRLVSRTELGSSYSETFVWNALDQLLSHTATDGAVTTYQYDGLSRLFGVNQDGVQRYFIYDGGNRRLEYDGSGMLLARYEFSDALDRPLSMQRDGQSYYYHGDYVGSVLAVTSATGSVVNDYRYDSFGNLTQNVAAVTNPFLFQGRPLDAQSGLYQFRARWLDPVTGRFTSPDPLGISGRDSNLYGFVGNNPVSLVDPSGLESKALSTGLDAIIAGGGLLDAAGAPGLGPLALVGAGKYLYDTANRTEPIDGVVIADGVVNAAGVGLFGASISSGAAVFPPAGIAIAVYGASRFAIDRYVDHLDAENRRANAEAREKTATIRERSRKRTIAELDQGLKRYFAICIRELELRGDLTDYQKKVLNSLLNIGFESELRLIDLEIQSQRNAEETEIDQCVDSASTTGQVKAR; encoded by the coding sequence ATGGCTCGCATACCGTTGAGCTCGGCCGCGGCAGTCTGGCTGTTTGTTTCTTTATTGCTGGCGCCGGAGGCGCGAGCACAAGGACTGGCTAAGCCGCCTGATCGGTCCGCCGAGACGCTGCTGGTGGTGACTCCGGTCGCTCAGGAAACGCTCACGCTGCGCCCCACCGAAGACGGATTGGCCGCCAAGCGGTCGGTTGCTGGGGAAAGTCAGCCGTGGTTTCACTATCCGGTCCCAGACACCGCGGCTGTTGACGGGACGCACCGCTACTTTGGTCATTGGGCAAGCCGAGAGATCACCGTTCTGAGCGACGGCGGTCAGGTGCTTCACCGGATCGGCCTGCCGAACGCGATCCGGCTGCCACGCGGCCTGCTGGCTTCCGACGATCTTGTCATGGTGACCGATGCGGCCGATGGCACGCTTTACCTACTCGATCGCGCCGGTGAGGTCCTCGGCGAACGGCCGTTGGGAACGACGTTTGCCTTCCGAGACTTTGCCGTTCTTGGCTCCCTGCTTTGGCTGGCCGGCGACGGACTGGTCGCCCTGGATCACCGGGGTGATGAGGTCATACGCTTCGACGCGTTCGAGCTCGGCTGCGGCCGGGTCCGATCAATCACCGCACTGGGCAACGAGCTACTGCTCGGTTGCCTCAATGGTCAGGTGTTTCGCTTCTCGCCCCGAGACCACTCGGTCGAACTGTTCCTGGAGCGCTCCGACGCCATCCTTGCGCTGGCCGCCAAGGGTGATCTTGATCTGGTGTTTTTCGACAGCTTCGAGGCGCTGGCCGTTGATCTCCTGGCTCCCTTGAACGGGGCGTTCGTCAACACCCCGAATGTTGTTCTGGAGGGCACCGTGACCGGTGATGTGCTCACGCTGACCCTCGACGGTGCGCCGGTCAGCATCAACGCCGGTGGCTTCACCGTCCCCGTGTCATTGACTGAGGGTGACAACACTTTTGAATTCAGGGCCACGCTGCAGGGTGGAGGAGAGATTTCTGTGCTGGTGTTCCTCACTCTGGACACGGTGCCTCCGGCCGCAGTCGATTTGCTGCGGGTTGACATAACGCCGCCGGATGGCGGTTCCGCGCGTACCGAGGGGCTGGTTGGTGCGGTCGAAGCCGGGGCGCAGGTCCGGATCACCAACACCGCGTCAAGCGCTATTCAGGTGATACCCAGCAGCGTCAGCGGGAGTTTCCTGACCCAGGTGGTGGGCAGCCAAGGGGATGTGCTGGAGCTAGTGGCGATCGACCGGGCCGGCAATCTGTCCTCGCCCGTCAGCACGCCGATCACGGCCCTTAATCAGCCGCCGGTACTGTCGATGATCGGTACCCAAACCGTGCTGCTCGGCCGCGAGCTTCGACTCACCACGACCGCCACGGACGCCAATGCCGGCGACGCGCTGCTGTTTTCCGCCGCGCCGCTGCCGTCGGGTGCATCCTACGACGGCATGTCCGGCGAGCTGCGTTTTCGACCCACCGAAGCCCAGGTCGCGGATTTTCCCGTGACCTTTGCGGTGACGGACGGCAAGGCGATGGATACCGAGGCTGTCACGCTTTCGGTGCAGATGCCGATGGGCGAAGTGACGACCATCACGGGGCGCGTGCTCGACACGACTGACTTTACCGCCGACGGGACCGAGCGGGCCGTGGAGGGCGCTGTGGTCTCCATCTTGGACAGCGGGGTTTCTGACACCACCGGTCCGGACGGCCGCTTTACGCTGGCCAACGTACCGTCTGGGCTGGTGCTGCTCGACATTGCCACGGCCACGGCCAATCTAGCGCCCGACGGTGCACCCTACGCCGGTTTCCGGGAGGCTATCAGCCTGATTCCGGATGTAATTAATGAGTTTGACCGTCCTTTCTTTCTGCCTCGCGTTGCGGCGGAAAGTCTCACCACGGTCGACCCGAACAGCACGACCGTAGTGCGTAACGATACGCTGGGAATCCGCATCGAGATTCCGCCCAATACGGCGAAGTCGCCCGACGGATCGGACTACACCGGCGAGATGTCGATTTCTCTGGTGCCGGACGCGGTTGCGCCGGCGGCGCTTCCCGAGGAGCTCGGCTTTGGAACGCTGATCACGATCCAGCCTGTCGGCGTGTATTTTGATGAGCCGGTACCCATTTTTTTCCCCAATACTGACGGTCTGCCAAACGGCGTTGAGGTCGACATCTGGTCGCTGGATCCGAGCCTGGGCCAGTTTGCTGTCGTCGGCCAGGGGCAGGTGAACGGGAACGAGATCCGCACCATCTCCGGCGGCGTAATCGCCGCCGATTGGCACGGGCCGCTGGCCAGGCTGACCGGGTTGGAGGTGCCGGAGGACAAGGACTGCGACTACTGCAGCAAGTTTCGGCTGCTAGCCAGGCTGGCGCCGGACGTGATTTCCGGTGAGCTGCCCTATGACGCCGAGCTGGTGTCGTATCGAACCGACAACGGGCGCACCGCCTACGACATTCGCTACAACTCCACCGCCGCGTCGGGGCTGACCACGCTGGTATCGACCTCAGACGTTCCCCGCAGTGCGCCGGCGTCGGTGCAGAGCCAGGTGCGGGTTGGCGGCGTGAGCGGCGCTACCAGTACCGGCTCATCTACGGCCAATAAGGCTTACGGCAAGGGCCTGCCGGGCCCCGGCGAGGAGTTTCGAACCGCAGGACAGATCGACTTTGCAACGCTGCCGACCGGGCTGCATGAATACGAATACCGGTTGACCGGTCGCTTCCAGTCCAGCGGCGTCACCGCAACCCGGACCGGTCGGGTGCCCCTGGTCAATCGCATGAGCAGCGACTTTGGTGCGGGCTGGGGGCTGCTGGGTCACGAGCGGTTGCACTTCGCTGAAGACGGCTCCGCGGTGCTGGTCGACGGCAATGCCTCCAGCTTTGTCTATCGCGCCCAGCGCGCCGGTACGGGTCGGTTCGGCGGGCAGATTGCGCTCAATATCTTTCCCGTCAACTTCCCGAAGGGGCACAGCGATCCGGTGGTGGCCGACTTTGACGGCAGCGGCAACCTCGATATCGCCGTTGCAAACACCGGGTTCTCGAGCTCGGTCAATACCGATGAGCACATCACGGTTTTCTTAGGCGACGGCACCGGTGAGTTCAGCCAGATCCGTTTCGACACCGGGCCGGGAAACATCCCAAGCAATATGGCCGGCGGGTTTTTTGATGCCGGCCCCACCCATGATCTGGTGACGGTCGGCAATCGGGTTGATCTGCATCTGAACAATGGTGACGGAACGTTCCAGACGCCGCTCAGTATCACCGGCACCGGGATCCGCAATGCGCGTGAAGTGCTCGTGGCGGACTTCAACAAAGACGGTCGCTCCGACATCGCGTATCCCAACCACAACAACACCTACGTCAATCCCGACACCAACTACGACGTGGTGCTGTCCGATACGGGTGCCGGCTGGCTGCCTCCGCTGACGCTATCGGTCGGGAGCAACACCCGAGACGGCATCTCTGGCGACTTCAATGGTGACACCAATCCCGACCTGGCCGTGGTCTTTATCGGCGATGCGAGCAGCAGCGTTGGCGTCTACTTTGGCGACGGCAGCGGCGGCTTTGGGCCACCGACGTATTACAACCCCACCGACCGGCCGGTCGATATCGAGGCCGGGGATATCAATCGCGATGGTCACGCGGATCTGGTGCTGCTCGACACCAGCACCGACACCGTGGTGACGATGGTCAACGATGGCAGCGGCGGGTTCAGCCAGTTCAACAGCGAAATGCTGGGCCTGGGCAACTCCTTTCGGATTGAGGTTGCGGACCTGGATGCCGACACCCACCCCGACGTGCTGGTGTCGCTCCAGGGCAGCAACGCGGCGATCTCGCTCATGAACAACGGGAGCGGTGGATTTCCGGAGACATTCAATCCCTTTACTGTCCCCGTGGCCGGCGGACTGGCGGTTGGCGAGTTCACCGGCGACGCCGCGCTCGACCTGGTGGTTGTGGGTCGCCAGAGCGGCGCTGACCACCTTGCGGTGGTTCCCGGTGAGGGCAACGGCAACTTTTTCCCCTTCCAGACCGTGCTCACGCTGGGCGGCAACAACGCCGAGGAGGAGTTTGTCAAAGCCGACTTCAATGACGACGGCGTCACGGATCTAGCGATCGTGAACCGAACCAGCATCGACATGTACCTCAATACCGGCAGCGGTTTTGACCGGACCCGGTTTAACACGGTGGGCACGGTCGGCGAGCTGGCCGGCGGCGACTTCGACGGCGACGGCGACGTGGACCTGATCCGCGGCACCGATCCGAGCAGCGCGAACGTTGCGCTCTACCTGAACGACGGCGGTGGCGATCTGCTCTCCACCCGCGTCAACGTGCCGGCTCCCAACGCTCGCCAGCTCGCCTCCGGCGACCTGAACCACGACATGCTGGACGACCTTGTGGTGTATCGACGCATCAACGGTTCGGACAGCCGGGTCGAGCTGCTGCTTAACGCGGCGCCTCAGCCTGGCGTTGTGGAACAGGGCGGCAATCCGTTTATCGCCGGCGCTTCGTTCCAAACCAGCAGCAACGACCTGCCGGAAGAGATGATGCTCGGCGACGTGAATGGTGACGGGCACATCGACGTCGTGGCGACCAACTTCCGCGACGAGGTATGGGTCTATTTCGGCGACGGACTGGGCGGTATCACGGGCGAAATGATGTCCACGTTTAACGCCCCGGCCTCCGGTGAATCGCCCAAGGACGCGTTCCTGGCCGACTTCAACAACGACGGCATCCTGGACATCGCGGCCGGCTTTACGTCCACCAATACGGTGATCAACGACCCGGTCCGGGTGCTGCTGGGCGCCGGTGACGGGACCTTTGGCGGCCAGCTCGAGACGCCCACCTGCGATCAGGTGATTGGTATCGACGCCACGGATATGGACGGCGATGGCGATCTGGATCTGTTTGTCGGCTGCGATGACGACGAGCACTTTGCGACGCTGCGCAATGACGGCAGCGGCAATTTCATCCCGACCGCGTTTCCCGGGAGCGCGTTCGACGTGCGCGGTGTCGTGGCGATCGACTACAACGGCGATGGTGCGCCGGACCTTGCCGGGATGCATCAGGAAGCGCTGCTGCTGTACCCGGCTGTACCTGGCCCCGAAGTGATGGGTTTTCGGGCTAACCCTAACAATCCGGTGAGTCTGCAGGACAACATGGACGGTACGTTCACCCGCTTTTTCCCGACGGGCGCGCACAACAGCTACAACGCTGACGGGTATATCACCTCGCGAACCGACGACGACGGCGGGGTCACCAGCTATGGCTACAACGGCCAGAACCAGCTGACGTCGGTAACCGACCCCAACGGCGGCGGTACCTCACTCACCTATGGCGGGCCTGGCGGGCGGATGGATTCGATCACCGATCCGGCGGGCCGTCGAACCGACCTGACTCACGACGCCAACGGCGACCTGATCAGCATCGACTACCCCGACGGCTCGAACCGCAGCTTCGAATATGACTCGAGGCACCGCATGACGGCCGCCGTGGACGAGCTGGGCAACCGAACGGACTTCGGCTACGACCCCTTTGGCGCTTTGCAGCGCATCTCCCAGCCGGACGGTTCAGCGCACACGCTGCAGCCGTTGACCTCCGAGCTGCTCAGCGCTGGCTTTGGCACGCCCGGCGGGACGCGCGCAATCTTGACCGATGCGGACCTGCGTCGTCAGGAGCTGGAGGCCGACCGCTGCCTGCGCATCAAGGCCCTTGAGGAGCCGTTCGATCTCAGCAGCCTGCCCGCCAAGGTTAGCCAGGCCGCAGCGGGCAAGGGTGGGGTCACGATGCTGCGCACCGAACGGTTCTACAATGCCCGTGGCTATCTGACACGAGAGATCACGCCCGACGGCGTGGAGACAGTGCAGAGCTATGACGACAACGGAAATCTCGTCCGGCTGACCGAAGCGTCCGGCATGCCGCTGGAGCGAACCACCCTGTTCGAGTACGACCCGATGGTCAGCGAGCCCGTGCGAATTATCGACGCCAACGGCAACGAAACGCTGATCGAACGCGACGCTGGTGGACGCGCAACGCGCCTGACGGATCAGGGCGGAAACGAGCAGACCTTCGTCTACGACGCGCAGGGTCGACTGCAAACCTTCACCGACGCCAACACTCACACCGTGGACTACACCTACGACGCGATGGGCAACGTGGCCAGCATCACCAACGGGGACGGCACGGTGATCAGCTACGTTCGCGACTCGGCCGGCAATATCACCACGACCACCGCAGCGGTGGGTCAGGCCGAGGAGGCCGTCCAGCTATTCACCTACGATAGCCGCGACCGGGAGCTGACCGCCACCGACCGGGCAGGCAACACGCGGCGTCGCGACTACGATGACCGCGGGAACGTGATCCGGCGCGAAAACGAAAGCGGCGAGAGCTGGGAATATGACTACGACAGCCTGGGACGGGTTTCGCAGGTACGCTCGCCGAGCATCGGCACCCGGAGCTTTACGTACACGCCTGGTGGTCGCCTGCTCAGCGCCATCGAGGGAACCGGTGGCCGGGTCGACAACGAGTACGACGTTGCCGGACAACTGGTGCGAACAATCGATCAGCTCGGCAACATCCAAAGCTACCGTTACGACGTCAGCGGGCGGTTGACGTCAATTGCTGACGGTAGCGGCAACGAAACCCTTTTTACCTACGATGATCTAGGTCGCCGCACTGAGATCAGGGATGCGGCGGGCGAGACCGAGCTGTTTGAATATGACGCGCTGAACAATATGGTGCGCCGAACGCGGCCCGGCGGCGCTGTCGTCGACTACACCTACACCCCAACGATGCGCCTGGAGAGCATCAGCACTGGCGGCGATACGATCAGCTACAGCTACGACGGTGTCGGCAACCTGCTGAGTGCCGAGGACAGCGATTCCGAACTGGTTTTCACCTATGGCCCTGACGGCAAAATGTCGAGCGCAGTGACCGGGCCGGGAGGTGCGCAGCCTGAAGTGACTTTCACCTACGCTCATAACCGGCTCGGCTATCGCACCGGCCTTGCTGAAAGTACGGGCGCCGCTTCAGGCTATCAACGCAGCCCGTCGGGTCTGATCGAGCAGCTCACCACGGCAGCCGGCCCGGTAATCGGCTTTAGCCACGATAGCTACGGCCGCACCACGCAGGTTCGGTATCCGAATGGCGTTGAGGTCAATGCCAGCTACAACGCAATCACCGGTCGGCTGGATCGAATGACTCACGGCCTTCCCGGGACGCCGTTTATCGACCTGGAGTACACCTACAACGGCAGCGGTGACGTCGCGAGCCGAGCACTGAACGGCAGCCCCGTGACGTACACCTATGACGCCAAACGACAGGTGATCGCCACCAGCGACGGCGAGGCCTATCAGTATGACCCTGAGGGAAATCGCGTCGCCTCACACCTCTCGGTCGCCTACACCACCGAGGCTGGCAACCGGCTGACCGCTGACGGTACGTTCAGCTACGGCTACGATGAGGTCGGTCGGCTGGTCAGCCGCACCGAGCTCGGAAGCTCCTACAGCGAAACGTTTGTCTGGAACGCGCTCGACCAGCTCCTCAGCCACACGGCCACCGATGGGGCGGTGACCACCTATCAGTACGATGGCCTGAGCCGGCTCTTCGGCGTCAATCAGGACGGCGTTCAGCGCTACTTCATTTACGACGGCGGCAACCGACGCCTGGAGTACGACGGGAGTGGGATGCTCCTGGCGCGCTACGAGTTCTCCGACGCGTTAGACCGGCCGCTCAGCATGCAGCGCGATGGCCAGAGTTACTACTATCACGGTGACTACGTTGGCTCGGTGCTCGCCGTCACCAGCGCAACGGGTTCCGTGGTGAACGACTATCGCTACGACAGCTTCGGCAATCTTACCCAGAATGTGGCTGCCGTCACGAATCCATTCCTGTTCCAGGGCAGACCGCTCGATGCGCAGAGCGGCCTGTACCAATTCCGCGCCCGTTGGCTGGACCCGGTCACCGGGCGCTTCACCTCACCCGATCCGCTCGGAATCTCCGGCCGTGACTCCAACCTTTACGGTTTCGTCGGCAACAACCCGGTAAGCCTCGTCGACCCCTCGGGTCTTGAGTCCAAGGCGTTGTCCACTGGCCTGGATGCCATCATTGCCGGTGGCGGTTTGCTGGATGCCGCCGGCGCACCGGGCCTCGGCCCGCTCGCGTTGGTCGGGGCCGGCAAGTATCTTTACGACACGGCCAACCGCACCGAGCCTATCGACGGTGTGGTGATTGCCGACGGCGTGGTGAACGCGGCCGGCGTCGGGCTGTTCGGAGCGTCCATTTCTTCCGGCGCTGCGGTATTCCCGCCGGCGGGCATTGCGATCGCCGTTTACGGCGCGAGTCGCTTCGCGATTGACCGTTACGTTGATCACCTGGACGCAGAAAATCGCCGGGCCAACGCGGAAGCCCGCGAGAAGACGGCGACGATTCGCGAACGGAGCCGCAAGCGCACCATCGCTGAGCTCGACCAGGGCCTGAAACGCTACTTCGCGATCTGTATCCGGGAGCTGGAGCTGCGTGGCGACCTGACTGACTATCAGAAGAAGGTACTTAATTCGCTGCTCAACATCGGCTTTGAGTCTGAGCTGCGCCTGATCGATCTGGAAATTCAGAGTCAGCGTAATGCTGAGGAAACCGAAATCGATCAGTGTGTCGACTCAGCAAGCACTACGGGGCAGGTGAAGGCCAGGTAG
- a CDS encoding 3'-5' exonuclease has protein sequence MFSALSLRMRRRRYRRLVSDSPLTHLWSTTRCDVDYESVLSLDLETTGLDPKNDDIVSMGWVALERGRIRLSTASHLLIRSSAPIAPSATIHGIREMDRQQGIDATDGLAQLLDAMHNRTLLVHGARLDIGVLDRYCRAAYGAPLLMPVIDTLALAQQRAARASQPPAQGALRLMSLRKQHGLPDATSHNALGDALATAELALAMLPELRQTS, from the coding sequence GTGTTTTCAGCGCTGTCTCTTCGGATGCGTCGCCGCCGCTATCGACGCTTGGTTTCCGATTCGCCCCTCACCCATTTGTGGAGCACCACCCGCTGCGATGTCGACTATGAGAGCGTTCTAAGCCTCGATTTGGAAACGACAGGCCTGGACCCGAAGAACGACGACATCGTCAGCATGGGCTGGGTTGCACTGGAGCGAGGACGGATTCGATTGAGCACCGCCAGTCATCTCCTGATCCGATCGAGCGCGCCCATCGCGCCGAGCGCAACCATTCACGGGATCCGCGAGATGGATCGCCAGCAGGGTATTGACGCCACTGACGGCCTCGCGCAGCTGCTCGACGCCATGCACAACAGGACGCTGCTGGTCCACGGCGCGCGACTCGATATCGGCGTACTTGATCGCTATTGTCGCGCCGCTTACGGCGCGCCGCTGCTGATGCCCGTGATCGACACGCTCGCCCTGGCACAGCAGCGAGCTGCCAGAGCCAGCCAACCACCCGCGCAGGGTGCGCTTCGGCTGATGAGTCTGCGGAAGCAACACGGCCTACCTGACGCAACCAGCCACAACGCGCTGGGTGATGCGCTGGCAACCGCAGAGCTCGCGCTGGCGATGCTGCCGGAGCTTCGCCAGACGAGTTGA